The genomic stretch AATCTGGGGTTCCAAAAATAAAATAGCCACCCAAAAGAGGACCAATGATAGCTCCTAAACCATTAAAAGACTGAGCAAAATTTACCCTCTGATCACTCGTTCTTTCATCACCCAATGCCGCTACAAAAGGGTGTGCCACGGTTTCTAACGTTGCCATTCCCATGGCAAGGACAAAAAGAGCTAATCTGAAGAAATCAAAGGAAGAAGCATCCGCTGCCGGAATAAACAAAAATGCCCCCAAGGCAAAAAGAGAAAGCCCTAATATGACCCCTGATTTATAACCAAATTTTTTCATAAAAATACCTGCCGGGACTCCCATGAGCGCGTATGCACCGAAGATGGAAAGTTGTACGAGCCCTGATTTTGATTTTGAGATGTGAAGAACATTCTGGAAATGTTTATTCAGTACATCACCCATAGTAAGCGCAATAGCCCAGAAGAAAAATAGAGAGGTAACGAAAGACAAAACAATATAATATTTCTTATCTGTAAATTTTGGAGTAGTCATAGTATCCGTTTTAAGAAGTTTTACAGCAGTTATTTTCTCTGAATGTTCTAAATTCTTCATAGGTATAATCCGGGCATGCTCCAGATTTGGAAGTGATAAAAGCTCCTAATGATACAGCTTGCTTCATAATCTCTTCCGGCAATCTCCCCTGAATCCTTTTAGAAAGAAATCCTGCAAGAAAAGAATCTCCGCTTCCTACAGTATCTGCAATTTCAATATGAACTGCCGGAAAATTATAAGAAGTATTACCCACAAAATATCGGGCACCTTTACTTCCTTTAGTAAGAATGATTTCATTCAGGTTAAAATAATGCTGAAGATGTCTGATGCTTGTATCCTCATCTATATAATTTACACCCAGAAATTCTAGTATTGTTCTCAGTTCTGCTTTATTCATTTTAACAAGATCTGCTTTGTGCAACAGTTGCTTAATGAATTCAAAATCAATAAATGGAGGACGGAAATTGACATCAAATACCCTAAATTTCGAATGTTCTAAAAGTTCCAATAAGGTTTTTTGGGAGCCTTCATTTCTGGCGATCAGACTTCCAAAAACAAATGCTCTAGAATTCTGAATCAATTCTTTATGTTCCGGAAGAACCTTAATATAATCCCATGCTACTTCTTTTACAATTTCATATTGAGCCTCTCCATGCTCATCAAAATCAGCCAGTACAGTTCCTGTAGGTCTTTCCTGATCTACCTGTATAAAA from Chryseobacterium indologenes encodes the following:
- a CDS encoding carbohydrate kinase family protein gives rise to the protein MNVNKFNYVVCFGEVLWDIFPTVSRAGGAPFNVAYNLFKMGIDTKMLSRIGNDTLGQELLNQIDQWGITTDFIQVDQERPTGTVLADFDEHGEAQYEIVKEVAWDYIKVLPEHKELIQNSRAFVFGSLIARNEGSQKTLLELLEHSKFRVFDVNFRPPFIDFEFIKQLLHKADLVKMNKAELRTILEFLGVNYIDEDTSIRHLQHYFNLNEIILTKGSKGARYFVGNTSYNFPAVHIEIADTVGSGDSFLAGFLSKRIQGRLPEEIMKQAVSLGAFITSKSGACPDYTYEEFRTFRENNCCKTS